From SAR324 cluster bacterium, a single genomic window includes:
- a CDS encoding Uma2 family endonuclease, giving the protein MSIDIETKTQDDPLLVPTREMWEQMSPVTQSQTENAIIAALEQEFNLMGESTLHFDSRATATEVLRRFFKAKGKTVFVASDLHTLYPGERAFYPDLMVVYDVEIHHRRSWNVLREGKGLDFVLEILSKDTRRKDQVDKLNLYARLQIPEYFMFDPDYLKLRGYQLSGSLYREIENFKGKIYSEILGLFLQVEAEKIRFSLPEGIDIPFARELVTQLNDKLSHKDRLISEYAKLLENEKQRAEDEKQRAEEAEAEVRRLRQLLEFKSME; this is encoded by the coding sequence GTGAGTATTGATATTGAAACAAAAACTCAGGATGATCCTTTGTTGGTGCCTACCCGTGAGATGTGGGAACAAATGTCACCTGTGACTCAGTCACAAACAGAAAATGCCATTATTGCCGCTCTGGAACAAGAGTTCAATTTGATGGGCGAAAGTACCTTGCATTTTGATTCCCGCGCGACTGCCACAGAAGTATTACGGCGTTTTTTCAAAGCAAAGGGAAAAACAGTTTTTGTGGCTTCTGATCTTCACACACTCTATCCCGGAGAACGTGCTTTTTATCCAGACCTAATGGTTGTTTATGATGTTGAGATTCATCACCGTAGAAGTTGGAATGTGCTGAGAGAAGGAAAAGGTTTGGATTTTGTGCTGGAGATACTTTCCAAAGATACCCGACGAAAAGATCAGGTGGACAAGCTCAATCTATACGCAAGGCTCCAAATTCCAGAGTATTTCATGTTCGATCCCGATTATTTGAAACTCAGAGGATATCAATTGAGTGGTTCTTTATATCGTGAAATTGAGAATTTTAAGGGAAAAATTTACTCGGAAATACTGGGTTTGTTTTTACAGGTTGAGGCTGAAAAAATTCGATTTTCTTTACCAGAGGGTATTGATATTCCTTTTGCACGGGAACTGGTCACTCAGTTGAATGACAAGCTTTCTCATAAGGATCGTCTCATTTCAGAATACGCGAAACTTTTGGAAAACGAAAAACAGCGGGCTGAAGATGAAAAACAGCGGGCTGAAGAAGCTGAAGCCGAAGTGCGGCGACTGCGTCAATTATTAGAATTCAAATCCATGGAATAA